A portion of the Vibrio coralliirubri genome contains these proteins:
- a CDS encoding Dabb family protein, whose protein sequence is MTQKETGMIRHILLIKFKENAEASEVQKLKMLFEAMPSKVEGVTSVEWGLNDSPENKNQGYTHSVLMTFADEQSRQNYLPHPEHDALKDVFRPLLEDIIVFDYSL, encoded by the coding sequence ATGACTCAAAAAGAAACGGGAATGATTCGTCATATTTTACTGATTAAGTTTAAAGAAAACGCTGAGGCTTCAGAGGTTCAAAAACTAAAGATGTTGTTCGAAGCGATGCCAAGCAAAGTTGAAGGGGTGACTTCAGTCGAGTGGGGGCTAAATGACAGCCCTGAAAACAAGAATCAAGGTTATACCCACTCGGTGTTAATGACGTTCGCCGATGAACAAAGCCGTCAGAATTACCTTCCGCACCCTGAGCATGATGCGCTGAAAGATGTGTTTCGTCCGCTTTTAGAAGACATCATTGTGTTTGATTACTCCTTGTAA